The genomic DNA CGCGGTCGCCGTGAACTGGCACCCCTGATCCGCGTTGAAGATGAGCGGCCGTCCGTTCGCCAGCGCCTCGTCCAACACGTCCGTGCAAAAACGCCCCTCCAAACTGTTCGACAACCGCCACGCCAAGACGCAACGGCTGAACCAATCGATCACCGCCGCGAGGGACAAAAAGCCGCGACGCATCGGCACGTAGGTGATATCCGTGCTCCAGACGTCGTCGGCCCGCGTCGCGGCAAAATCCCGCAAAAGATAGGGATACATGCGGTGGCAACCATCTGGCAGCGAGAGCCGCGGCTTCGGACGAATGGCCTCCAACCCCATCGCCCGCATCAGCCGTCGTACCCGCTTGCGGTTCGCGTCGGTCCCCTGCGTCCCCAGCCACCACGCCATGCGACGCGATCCATAAAATGGCGTCTTCAAGTATTGCCCGTCGATCAAACGCATCAGCCGAAGGTTCTCCTCCGATTCCGGCACCGCCTCGTAGTAGCAACTCGATCGCCCCAACCCCAGAAGTTCGCACTGTCGACGCACGCTGAGCGGCGCATCGTCGAATTCAACCCACCCACGCCGAGCCTCAACCGGCAGACTCGCCTTTTTTTTGAGCCACTCGAGTTCGACCTGGAGACGGCCGATTTGCGCGAACCAGTCGTCGGTACTCGGCCCCGATTCCGTCTTCATCCGACCGTCTTCAAACAGTTCCGCGACCCGCTCGACCAGCGTCTTCTTCCACGCCGAAACCTGGTTGCTGTGGACCGCGAATTTGCTCGCCAACGCCGACAGCGTCTTGTCTTCCTTGGCCGCGGCCATTGCCACCTTCGCCTTGAATTGCGAACTCAAAACCCGACGCTTCCTCGCCATGACCAACCTCCTCTCCCGGCCTCGCGATTGACTCCCGATTTTTGGTTCATCCGGGGCGAGCGTACCTGGAAGTTGGTCAGCATGAGGAGCATGCCGTTTCTAGAAGGGTAACCACACCTTCTTCCGGAGAACGGCATGTCCTCGACAGTACTCTATCGCGCGTTCGGGTTCCGCCAGTACGACGGCGTCCGGACGACCACCGCCGACGGCGTCCTCACCCTCCACCTCCGGCAAGACCCCACGCACGATCGCTGCTCGTACTGCCAATCCCCCGATGTCATCCGCCACGGGGCCGAGGAACGCACCGTTCGGACCGTCCCGATCGGGGGCAAGCCCGTCGACCTGCGGCTACCCGTACCCCGGCTCGGGTGCCGCAACTGCGGCCGCATCCGCCCGGCCGCGATCCGCTTCGCCCGCCCCTTCCGCCGCGTCACCCACGCCTTCGGGCGAGACGCCCGGAGCCTGCGGTCGCACATGACCATCCCCGCCGTCGCCGACCACCTCCAGGTCGGTTGGGACAGCATCAAAGCCCTGTTCCAGCGGCACCTGCACACCCACGTCGCCCAGCCCAAGCTCAAGAAACTCAAGCGCCTCGCCATCGACGAGATCGCCATCGGCCACGGCCACCGGGACCTCACCATTGTCCTCGATCTGGTCAGCGGGGCGGTGGTCTTCGTCGGCCAGGGCAAAGGCGCCGACGCGTTAACTCCCTTCCGGAAGCGCCGGACCGCCTGGCACGCGAAGATCGAGGCGGTCGCCACCGACATGTCGCCCGCGTACACCCTCGCCATCCGCGAACACCTACCGCGGGCGATCCACGTGTTCGACCACTTCCGCGTCGTCAAATTGTTCCACGACCGCCTCGCCACGTTCGGCCGCGCGTGGCCACGCGCGGCCGAAGGGCCGCTCGGCCAGAAGCTCCTCAAGGGAACCCGCTGGCTGATTCTGAAGAACCCCGAGAACCTGGACGAGACGAAAGGCGAACGGACGCGGTGGGAAGAGGCCTTGCGGAGCAACCAACCGCTGGCCACGGCTTACGACATGAAGGGGGCGTTCCGGCACTTCTGGGACCAACCGAGCGTGGCGGCCGCCACCCGATTCCTGGACGACTGGTGCCGTCGAGCCGAGGCGTCGAAGCGGTCGGTGCTGGAGAAGATGGCGGGAACCGTCCGGATGCACCGACAGGGGGTGCTCAATTACCACCGCTGCCCGATCTCGACCGGTCCGCTGGAGGGTGTCAACAACAAGATCCGGACGCTCCAGCGGCAGGCGTACGGCTATCGCGACCACGAGTTCTTCCACCTCCGCATTTTCGCCTTACACCGCGCCAAGTACGTTCCCCTCGGATGAACTAGAAAGGAGTCTATCAACCGCAACAGGTCCGCCGCCTCCGCGTCCGGCAAGGGGGTAACGGCGTGCGGCCGTGGCTCGACCGGGTCGAACCACCCAAAGACGTGGCTGGGCCGCTGGAGCCGGGCGTCCACCCGCCCGGCGACGTAATCCGACACGCTCTCGTCCAGCGTCGCATAGCCCCGTTCGAACAGCATTTCCGCCTTCCGGCTGGCCCCGCTGGAGAGCAGGTAACGATCTTCCTCGGCGTACATGGCGTCGAGCGTCACGCGGCCATTCTTCCAGTCGATGTCCCGCACCACACAGGTCCGCCCGACAGAAGACGTGAGCTGCCCGACCGCCTGCACCTACTTCGGGTCGCCGTTCCACGGGGAAAGCCGGGCGAACGAACCGGGGCCGAACTGGCACCGCCCTTCCAGGTCGGCGAGGGTCAGTCCACCGAAGGAAAACAAACCGACGACCGCCGTGATCGAGCTTTTGTCGGCCCCGACCTTGACCTGTTTGAGTGGCAGGGTCCGTCCCGCCCGGACCCGGGCGATCGGCGGGACGAGGTGGGCGGCCACCCAGTCGGACCGGCGGACGTGCTGGTCGAGGCGGAGGAAATCGGTGGCGGCTCGCGCCAACCCGTCCCGACCGAGCCGGAAGGACGGGAGGGTGGACGGGTCGAGCGGCGACTTCTCGATGCCCGGATTTTTCGGCGTGATCCCTTCCTCGACCCAGCGGAGGGCGTGAACTCTGGCCCGGAGATACGCTTCCAGAAGGCCCGGTGCCCCGGCCGCCCGATACCGCTCGACGGACTCCCGGGTCCGCGGGTCGCAGTCCGGTCCGGGGTCCGGAAGCGTTCCCCAGGCGGCGTGCCAGTACGGGGCCGGCAGGCCGTCGGCGAACCGGCTCCTGATCTCGTAGGGGCGTAATGTCCCGTTTCCGTCCGTCGCCCAGGTTCCGTCCGCGTTCACGGCGATTTCGGCCGAGAAGTCAAAAACGCCCTGCGAGAACACGCGGGCCAAATCGTATTCGGCATTCCCGACCTGTCGAACCCAGTGATACCGCTGCCCGGATTACTCCAACGACGCCACGACCCCGAGCCCGCGGCCGGTCCAGCCGAGGGCGTACCGGCGGTCCACCTCCTCGCGAACGGCGGAGTACATTTGTTGTTCCAGCCCCTCGCGGCACCCGAACAGTTGGCGGACCGGGCCGAGCAATTCCGGGCCGGCCCGGCAACAGCCCTCGATCAAGTGCTGGACTTCGGAGCGGGACCAAACGTAGAAGTGGACCGGAACCGGCTCGGAGCCGGCCTCGCGGGCAATCAACCCGGACAGGCGGTCGAAGAACCGGCGGATCAACTCGCCCTCGGCGGCCGTGTCTTCCGGGTAGTCGGTGCTGGTCCACGGGGTCGTCTTGTACTCCACCACCTCGCACCCATCGGGGAGCGGTCGGTCGTAGTATACCGGCTTGCCATGTGGGTCCTTGATGGCCTGGGACCGCTCCGCCACAACCGGATTCGGGCGGCCGTCCGCGACCACCGTCACGAGTCGTCCGGGGCCGCGAGTCACGCGTGCGGCCAGGGACCCGACCCGGTTCTCGGTGTAGTCGTAATCGACGGCGAGGTAGACGCGGAGGAGCCGGACCCCGTTCGCCTCGGAGGGCCGCAGATGTCCGACCCCGGTATTCGGGATCGGCTCCACGGCGGACCCGCCGGGCCGAGTTCCGGGGATGGTGTGAAGTCTCGTGCGGGCACGGAGGCGGAGCACGTCGAGACTTTCCACAAACCCCGGGTCGCGGGCCAGGGCCTCGACTTTCGGGTCGAACAGCGGCGGGTTGGCCAACCGGTCCAGGGTGTCTAGCCCGGCCGAGCGGAGCAGCCGGATCGTCACCGGGTCGATCCCGATCAACTCGACGCAGCGGAGGCGAGCCCCCTCGGTCATGCAGTGGGGAGCGTAGACACAGCCGTCGCATTTTGCATCGATCTGGAAGCCGATCTCGTCGAGCGGTCGGGAGGCGGTCGCGTCTAACCGGCCGCCGGGGGCGAGCAGGCGGGCCAGGTCGGCCTCCTCGTGGGTCAAGCCGAGAGGAGGGAGGGCGAGGATGGACTGCGTGGTGTTGAGGTCCGGGTCGAGGCGGGCGACGACGCACTCAACCGCTTCGGGCGGGACGTGACCGCCGCCGACTGTGACTGGTTGGCCGTCGAGCAGACCCCGAAGGAGCATTCGGTAGACGGCCACCTGAACGCGGTGGTACGTGCGGTCGCGGCGGCTGGCCTTGCACTCGACGAGCGTCAGCCGGGGTGAACCGCCGTCCCAGCGGACGACGAGGAAATCTATAAGACCGTAGACGCGGAACGCACCGATCTCGCCGCCGACTGCTACTTGTCGGGCGTACCCGCAGCCCCCGGGTTGCAGCACCGAGAGGACGGCCGCGAGGGCGGCCCAAGTGACCTCGTCACGTTTCCCTTTCGGGAGGTCGGCTGCGAGGTCGCGGAACCCGGCGGCGACGAGTTCCGCCTCCCACTGGTCCTCTCGGCGCCGGCCGACTTCGGCCAAGACCGGGTCGATGGCGTCCCGCAGGCGGTCGAAGAACGGGAGCGGTGCGACCTCCTGGTCGGCGTGGACGGCCAGGTGGAACCGGCGGTCGCAAGAGTGGTGACGGACAAACTCTCCGAGGTCGGTGGCGGTGAGTGTGATGCCGGGTGACGAGGTCAACGGATGCCCAACCATTCGTTGGAGAAAATGCACGTGGTATCACGGGACGCGAGGCCGGAGCAATCCCACTCGGCCAATCCGAGTCACCGTTTCCGGGCCTCAACACTTCCCTTCGGAAGCACGAGCGTGGTTCCGGTCACGGCAGATACTCACCAACTGCTCGGTTACAACGCCGAGAAACTGGGGGAACGGTTGGGCTACGACCTCGGGGGGGCGTTTTATGAGATAGCCGATGCCGTTCAGATGGCCATCAAGCCGCTCACAGGACCAAGACACCGGAGGTCATCTGCTCGGATATGATCGGCGAAGTACGACATCCGAGCCCGAATTGTCTCATCCAATCAACGACCGCAGCGGCTCTCGGCCCGTTGGAGCCTCATCAGTTCTTCGACCGGCAGAACACGGAGATGTGCGGCAAGGTAGCGACTCTGCCGAGAACCGAGATGAAAGCCGAGACGGGATGCGAGGGTCCGTGACCTCGCTACGCATCACCCTGGCGAAGGCTGTCCTCGAAGTTGATCTCCGGCGTCTTGGCCAGGATAGTTGCCGCGGCACGAGCGACTCAAGACGCGGCTGGGGCCACGATCTTGATGACGGCCACGTCCCGCTTCGGTGGCGCACCGAACATCCGGCGGTACTCGCGGGTGAACTGGGACTGACTCTCGTACCCGACCCGGAACGCCGCTTCGCCCGCGTTGAGCCCCTCCCCCAGCATGAGCCGCCGGGCCTCCTGGAGCCGGAGTCGCTTCTGGTACTGGAGGGGGCTCCACCCCGTCACCCCTTTGAAGTGGAGATGAAACGCCGACGGGCTCATCCCCACGCGCCGCGCCAGCGTCTCGACCTGGAGTGGGTCGGCGAACTGCTCCCGGAGCCACCGGACCGCCCGCGCGATCCGCTGGGCCGGCGCGCCGGTCGCGGCGATCTGCCGGAGCCGCCCCCCGTCCGGCCCGGTGAGGACGCGGTAGGTGATCTCCCGGAGCACGAGCGGCGCGAGGGGCCCCACATCCCGCGGGGAATCGAGCAGGGCCACGAGGCGGCTGACGGCGTCGAGCAGGGGCGGTTCGACGGGCGTCACGCCGATGCCCCGGACCGGCGCGCCGGGCGGCGGGGCGGCGATCCCCTCGGCCAGAAGCTCACCGACTACAGCCAGGTCGAGCGCGACGCGGACCGTGAGACATGGGTGGGTGGGGGACGCCTCGATCACCCGTGACGAGACCGGGATACCCACCGACACGAGGAGCGACTGCGCCGGGTCGTAGCGGTACGCCTCGCCCGCCAGGAGCACTTCCTTCGCTCCCTGTGCAACGAGGCACAGCGACGGCTCGTAGACGACGCCGGTGCGTTCCGATCGGGACGAGGAGCGACCCAGTCTCACTTCGGGAACGACCGTCTCATGCGGGCCGTCGGTCGGAGTGTGCCGCGCGATTACGGACGCCAGCTTCGCCAATTCGTTCGGTGCCACGCACTCCTCCGACACCGCGACCGCGTTCAACTTCTCACTCAGTTTACGCGGCCGAACCTCGCAAAGTCAGGAACAGGTTCCCGGCCCGTGGAGGATTAGGCAAAAGTTCGGGGCGATCGGGTTAACGGCTTCGTGTGAACGAACCTAATATCCCTGTGCCATATCAGCAACCCGGGAAGACCGGGCGTGCTCGGGGTTATCAACTTTGACCGCGAAGGAGACAGCGATGCAGACGCGCAAACTCGGAAAGAGCGACCTCGAAGTGTCGGCCCTGGGCTTCGGCTGTATGGGCCTGAGTTTCGGTTTCGGGCCGGCGGCCGAGAAGCCGGATGGCATCAAAATCATCCGCTCGGCCGTGGACCTCGGGGTCACCTTCTTTGACACCGCCGAAATGTACGGACCGTATGCGAATGAGGAGTTGGTGGGCGAGGCGCTCGCTCCCGTCCGTGATCGGGTTGTGATCGCCACCAAGTTCGGGTTCAAGATCGAGAACGGCAAGATGGCCGGCCTGGACAGCCGGCCGGAGCACATCCGGGAGGTAGCAGAGGCGTCGCTCAAGCGGCTCCGGACGGACCGTATTGACCTCCTCTACCAGCATCGGGTGGACCCGAACGTCCCGATCGAGGACGTGGCCGGGTCTGTGAAGGAGCTGATCCTGCAAGGAAAGGTCCGGCACTTCGGTCTGTCCGAGGCCGGGGTCAGAACCATCCGCCGGGCGCACGCCGTCCAACCGGTGACGGCCCTGCAGAGCGAATACTCGCTGTGGTGGCGGGAACCGGAAGCGGAGATCTTGCCGACGTTGGAAGAATTGGGGATCGGGTTCGTGCCGTTCAGCCCGCTGGGCAAGGGCTACCTGACCGGGACGATCGACGAGAACACGGCGTTCGGCGGTGCCGATTTCCGCAACCTGTCGCCACGGTTCTCGGCGGAAAACCGGAAGGCCAATCAGGCGGTGGTCGAGTTGCTCGGCCGAATCGCCGGGAATAAGAACGCGACGCCCGCCCAGGTCGCACTGGCGTGGTTACTCACCCGGAAGCCGTGGCTCGCCCCCATCCCGGGGACGACAAAACTGCACCGGCTGAAGGAGAACGTCGGGGCGGTCGCCCTCGAACTGACTGCCGCCGACCTGCGGGAAATCGAAGAGGCCGCGTCGCGGATCACCGTGCAAGGAGAGCGATACCCGGAAGCGTTCCAAAAGATGGTCGACCGGTGAATCGAGGGTTCTGATCATCGAGGACGAGCGGGTCACCGCCCCGGGGACGTGTTCGAGTGAGAACAGGACCGCTTTCTCCACCTCCGTCCGCCCGGCCATGGCGAGTGCGGCGATCAGCTCTCCGGTGCGGTGACCGTGGCGGAGCAGGAACTTGAGCGAGGTCATCCAGATATGCGGCCGAGGAGCCGGTGCCGTCGGGTCGACGTGGGCAGACACGCTACGAGGCCGCCGAGATTAACCCGACCGGCGCGGTCGAACGCCGCGTACAATCGGGCTTCCATCGTCCGTCTCGACTGCCTGCGTTCTGGGACACGGGTATAATAACTCGCACCCGAAACGCGGGCACAAGTGTTCGTCCTGCAACAGAGTCGAGTTTGCGGTCGTAGTGTTGCGGACGCAGCCGGGGAGGAAACTGCGGCGATGATCATCGACGTTTATTCGGACATCATTTGCCCGTGGTGCTTCATCGGCAAGCGGCGGCTGGAGAAGGCCATCGCGATGCTGGGCGCCGGCGACGTGGCCGTCCGGTGGCACCCGTTCCAGCTCAACCCGGACATGCCGCGCGAGGGCGTCGAGCGAAGAGCATACCGGATCAAGAAGTTTGGGAGCTGGGAAAATTCACAGGCGAAGGACGCCCAGGTGGCCCAGGCCGGGCGTGGTGAGGGGCTGACCTTCGACTACGAGAAGCAAACCCGCACGCCGAACACGCTCGACGGGCACCGAATCATCTGGTTGGCCGGGGAGCGGGGCGTTCAGGGCGCGGTTGTCGAGGCGATGTTCAAGGCGTACTTCACCGACGGACGCGACCTGTCCGACCGGGCGACTCTCGTCGCGGTCGCGGTCGCGGTCGAAGGCGGTCTCGACGCCGGGGAAGTGGCGGACCTGCTCGCCGGTGACGCAGGGTTGGCTGAAGTTCGCGAGCAGGAGCAGATGGGCCGCCATCTCGGCGTGACTGGAGTTCCCTTCGTCGTCATCAACGACTCGGTGGCCGCCTCGGGCGCTCAGAGCCCGGAGATGTTCCTCAAAGCGTTCGAGCAGGCGGGCGAAGAGGTCGCAACCGGGGACGCGTGCGAGGTGGATCCGGCAACGGGTAAGCGGGGGTGTTGAGAGTTCCAGCCCAATCGGCGACTCCTCGGAGGGTCTCCGCAGTCTCGGTCTACTGATGGGACGAGCGGAGCATCGGGGCTCACTGCCGCGTACCGCGATCGTGGCGGCTATACCTCAAGGACGGGTCGTGGAAACCCGTCACGGACTCCTTTGCTTACGGCAAGAAACTGTACGGCTTCAACCGTGTCATCTTTGACGCCGTTCCGACCAACGCTCTCCGGTTGGAAGTCCAACTCCAGGGCGGTTGGTCGTGTGGCATTTTGGCGTGGAAGGTTGAATAACGTGGTGCGCAGCCGAAGTGGCGCTACTCCTGGCTCGCCGAGCGGTGGGTATGACCCGACGACGTGGGCCGCCCACTCGATTGTAGCCACTTAAAGGCACGTCACTCCGGATGCCTTGCGCGGCGCTTCATTTCTTCTTCGTGTACGCCACCCGCCAGACCGTGCCCGAGGCGTCGTCTGTCACCATCAGCGCGCCGTCCTTCGCCACGGCCACACCCACCGGTCGGCCCCACACGTCGCCCTCCTTGGTGACGAATCCGACGAGGAAGTCTTCGAACTCCCCGGTCGCCTTGCCGTCCTTCATCGGAACCCGGATCACCTTGTACCCGACCCGGCGGGCCCGGTTCCACGACCCGTGCTCGGACGCGAACGCGTCGTGGAAGTACTCCTTCGGAAACTGGTCGCCGGTGTAGAAGGTCAGGTCGAGCGAGGCCATGTGCGACTGAAGGAGCACGTCGGGGACGATCACCTTGCCCTTCAGCTCGGGCTTCTTGCCCTGGTGCCGCGGGTCCTGGTTGGAACCGAGGTAGTACCACGGCCAACCGTAGAACCCACCCTCCTCGACGTGCGTGATGTAATCGGGCACCAGGTTGTCGCCCAGTAAGTCCCGCTCGTTCGCCGAGGTCCAGAGCTGGCCGGTCTTCGGGTGCGTGGCCAGCCCGACCGGGTTGCGGATACCGGACGCGAACACCCGCTCGTTCTTGCCGTCCGGGTCGAACGCCAGGATGGCCGCCCGGCGGGCCTCCCGCGCGTCGTCGTCGTCGGCGTTCGACCGCGATCCGACCGACACGTACAGGGTCTTGCCGTCGGGCGAGAACTCCAGGTCCCGCGTCCAGTGCCCGCCACCGCCCACCTGCTCGTTGCCGCTGGGGATGTCCTTGACGACCACCTCGGCCTTGCCCGCGGCCTTGGTGTCGTCGTTCTTGTACGGGAAGCGGACGACGGAGTCGGTATTGCCGACGTACACGTACTTCGGCTCGGCCCCGACCGGATAGAATGCGATCCCGAACGGGCGGTTCAGGCCCTCGGCGAAGATTTCGTTCACCTCGGGCTTGCCGTCGCCGTCGGCGTCGCGGAACACGTGGACGCGGTTGGCGCTGCTCTCGGCCACGAACAGGTCGCCGTTCGGAGCGCGGACGATGACGCGAGGTTGGGTCAGCCCGGTGGCGAACTCCGTCACCTGGAACCCCTCGGGGGCTTTGGGCCACGCCCCGTCGGGCCGCTTGACGACGCGGGGGTGATTGTCGGCCGAAGGGGTGTCGTAGGGCCGGGCCAGATCGTCGAGTGTGATTTTCCGGCAGACGCCGGGGGCGTCGGTGGTCCAGTCGCCGAGCGCGTCTTGGCCGGTACGGGTGCCGGTGGGCTTCTTCGGATCTTCGCCCGGGGCAGTCGATGCGATCAGGAGGAGGGGCAGGACGGCGAGTCGGAGACGATCGCTCATGGATGACCTCGATGGGTGCGATCGGACGGCGGCTGGGTCGGCCGGAAAGGGCTACGGAAACCAGCAAATGTGCAAGAATTGTGCCGCCCCTTTCTGTCGAACCGCTCCATGCCTTAATGCGAAGTAGCCACCAAATCGCGGCTGCGGCGATATTGCCGGGGCGAGCAGTCCATGACCCACATGAAGGCGGTGCTGAGCGCGCTTTCCGATTCGTCGCTCAGTGCTTGCGCGATGACTGAAATCGATCCCATCCGTCTGCCGGCAAGACCGCTCTCGAACGGATGTCCTTTCGCTTGCTGAGCGTGTCGGTAGCCCGTTGAGGGAGTCGCCGGCCGGGCCAGACACCCGGCGGACGCCGGCCACGAGCAGCGTCTGTCACCAATTCCGCGACCTTCGCCTTGCCCCGAGTCTTTCCTTCGGAGTCGATCCGTCGATCATTCCCGGACGGCTTCTCGTCCTCTTGCCGGCCCGGCAGACCGCCGATCTTTCTCCCGGCGGCCGTGCGATTGCCCATGTTATCCGGTCCAGAATAGTGGTGGGAGACCGCATCATCGGGACCCCCACCCGTGAACGTTCTGTTGAACTGCCCGTCGACACGCCCGCGCGGCAATCGCCCGTGATCCCGGCCGGCCGACCCGGTTGGATACAACAACGCGGGCGAGGTGCCGTCGGGACCCGCCCGTAGTGACGGACCCCGAGCGGGACGCGGACAACGGGTCCGCGTGATCCAAAACGTCTTGGGTCGGTTCGTGGGCGACTTCCGTGCGGCGACAGACCCGTCGCACCGGGCACCCGACCCGGATCCGGAATCCTCGTCGAATGGGTTCAGCGGCGGCCGCCGGGGGGCGTTCCCGGAACGACGGCGAGAAGCGAGGAACCGCTCGTCGAACACCCGAAGTCGGATGGCGGAGGTTGACCTGCCGGACGGCACGTCCGGGACGCGTTCGGCGGCCATCGGTGGCACGCCGCGGAGGTGGTCGCTGACCTCGTAGGATTTGAAGAGGGTCCGGGGCGTGGACGTCCTTCCGGACGGTAGGCGAAGGGAATCGCGCCCCGGCCCCGGGCACGCTGGTGAACTCGACGCCCGCGAGGCGTCACCGGGGACGGCTGCCGCCCCTCAATTTCCCCTCTGGTGGAGTGAATTCATGCCTTCTGCGCGATTGTTACTGGTTACTTGTGCCTTGTTCGTCGGGGTGCCGACGGTTCCTGCCGCCGACCCGCCCCAAAAGGCCGAACCCGAGCGCCTAAAACTCTGGAACCTGCGCGCGCCCAACGGCGACGGCACGTTCGAGAAGGCCGAAACGTGGGTCACCATCCACCGGCCGGAGAAACCGAACGGCACCGCCGTCGTGATCTGTCCGGGCGGCGGCTACGGCGGGTTGGTGACCGGGGCCGAGGGCCGCGGAATCGCGACGTGGTTGAACGCCCACGGGATCACCGGGGTGGTGCTGGAATACCGCCTGCCGAAGGGGCGGCCGTTCGTGCCACTGCTCGATGCCCAGCGGGCGATCCGCACGGTCCGGGCGAACGCCCGGGGGTGGGGCGTCGATCCCGCCAAGGTCGGCATCATCGGATTTTCGGCCGGCGGGCACTTGGCCTCGGCCGCCGGGACCCACTTCGACGACGGTGACCTCAAGTCGGAAGACGCGATCGAGAAGATGAGCTGCCGGCCCGACTTCATGATCCTGGTGTACCCGGTCGTCACGATGGGCCGGGGCACGCACGGGGGCTCCCGAACCAACCTCCTCGGGAACACGCCCGACGACAAGCTGGTGACGCTGTTCTCGAACGAAACACAGGTGACGGCGAAGACGCCGCCCGCGTTCCTGGCCCACGCGAAGGACGACACGCTCGTCGTGCCGGCGAACAGCCGGGCGTTCTATGCCGCCCTGCGGGCCCAGAAGGTGCCGGCCAAATACCTGGAGTTGCCTTCCGGCGGGCACGGCCTGAACGGGTACCAGGGGCCGATGTGGGACGCCTGGCAGGCGGAGTCGCTGGCGTGGCTGGCGGAGGAGAAATTCGTTCCCGCGATCGGAGCCAACAAGTAGGCGGGTTCGTCCCGTCCGGTGCGTCGACTCCTCGTCATCACGAATGCCGCGGCGGATTTGGCCGCGGGGCTTTGGGCCGGTCGCTGCTTCCCCATCTGCCCGCTTTTATCACGCCACCCCGAAGGGGGGCTCATTTCTTCTCATCCCCGGCTTTCCGGCCCGCCCGGATCCGGCCCGGCCGGGGCAGGACTTCCCGCTCGACCTCCGATAACAGGTCGCCGGTGGTCATCCCGAGCGCCCGGGCGACCTTCTGGGCGACCAGGATGGACGGCATCCGGAGGCCCCGTTCGAGCAGCCCGACGTACGTCCGGTGGAGGCCGGCGGCGGCGGCCAGGGCCTCCTGCGAGAGGCCGGCGGCG from Fimbriiglobus ruber includes the following:
- a CDS encoding IS3 family transposase, which codes for MARKRRVLSSQFKAKVAMAAAKEDKTLSALASKFAVHSNQVSAWKKTLVERVAELFEDGRMKTESGPSTDDWFAQIGRLQVELEWLKKKASLPVEARRGWVEFDDAPLSVRRQCELLGLGRSSCYYEAVPESEENLRLMRLIDGQYLKTPFYGSRRMAWWLGTQGTDANRKRVRRLMRAMGLEAIRPKPRLSLPDGCHRMYPYLLRDFAATRADDVWSTDITYVPMRRGFLSLAAVIDWFSRCVLAWRLSNSLEGRFCTDVLDEALANGRPLIFNADQGCQFTATAFTSRLEAAGVKVSMDGRGRCLGNVFVERLWRTVKYEEIYLKDYADGREVEHSLAKYFRFYCDERPHSSLGMRTPAEAYAEGRSRKPA
- a CDS encoding ISL3 family transposase; protein product: MSSTVLYRAFGFRQYDGVRTTTADGVLTLHLRQDPTHDRCSYCQSPDVIRHGAEERTVRTVPIGGKPVDLRLPVPRLGCRNCGRIRPAAIRFARPFRRVTHAFGRDARSLRSHMTIPAVADHLQVGWDSIKALFQRHLHTHVAQPKLKKLKRLAIDEIAIGHGHRDLTIVLDLVSGAVVFVGQGKGADALTPFRKRRTAWHAKIEAVATDMSPAYTLAIREHLPRAIHVFDHFRVVKLFHDRLATFGRAWPRAAEGPLGQKLLKGTRWLILKNPENLDETKGERTRWEEALRSNQPLATAYDMKGAFRHFWDQPSVAAATRFLDDWCRRAEASKRSVLEKMAGTVRMHRQGVLNYHRCPISTGPLEGVNNKIRTLQRQAYGYRDHEFFHLRIFALHRAKYVPLG
- a CDS encoding AraC family transcriptional regulator N-terminal domain-containing protein, which codes for MNAVAVSEECVAPNELAKLASVIARHTPTDGPHETVVPEVRLGRSSSRSERTGVVYEPSLCLVAQGAKEVLLAGEAYRYDPAQSLLVSVGIPVSSRVIEASPTHPCLTVRVALDLAVVGELLAEGIAAPPPGAPVRGIGVTPVEPPLLDAVSRLVALLDSPRDVGPLAPLVLREITYRVLTGPDGGRLRQIAATGAPAQRIARAVRWLREQFADPLQVETLARRVGMSPSAFHLHFKGVTGWSPLQYQKRLRLQEARRLMLGEGLNAGEAAFRVGYESQSQFTREYRRMFGAPPKRDVAVIKIVAPAAS
- a CDS encoding aldo/keto reductase, translated to MQTRKLGKSDLEVSALGFGCMGLSFGFGPAAEKPDGIKIIRSAVDLGVTFFDTAEMYGPYANEELVGEALAPVRDRVVIATKFGFKIENGKMAGLDSRPEHIREVAEASLKRLRTDRIDLLYQHRVDPNVPIEDVAGSVKELILQGKVRHFGLSEAGVRTIRRAHAVQPVTALQSEYSLWWREPEAEILPTLEELGIGFVPFSPLGKGYLTGTIDENTAFGGADFRNLSPRFSAENRKANQAVVELLGRIAGNKNATPAQVALAWLLTRKPWLAPIPGTTKLHRLKENVGAVALELTAADLREIEEAASRITVQGERYPEAFQKMVDR
- a CDS encoding DsbA family oxidoreductase; amino-acid sequence: MIIDVYSDIICPWCFIGKRRLEKAIAMLGAGDVAVRWHPFQLNPDMPREGVERRAYRIKKFGSWENSQAKDAQVAQAGRGEGLTFDYEKQTRTPNTLDGHRIIWLAGERGVQGAVVEAMFKAYFTDGRDLSDRATLVAVAVAVEGGLDAGEVADLLAGDAGLAEVREQEQMGRHLGVTGVPFVVINDSVAASGAQSPEMFLKAFEQAGEEVATGDACEVDPATGKRGC
- a CDS encoding PQQ-dependent sugar dehydrogenase, whose protein sequence is MSDRLRLAVLPLLLIASTAPGEDPKKPTGTRTGQDALGDWTTDAPGVCRKITLDDLARPYDTPSADNHPRVVKRPDGAWPKAPEGFQVTEFATGLTQPRVIVRAPNGDLFVAESSANRVHVFRDADGDGKPEVNEIFAEGLNRPFGIAFYPVGAEPKYVYVGNTDSVVRFPYKNDDTKAAGKAEVVVKDIPSGNEQVGGGGHWTRDLEFSPDGKTLYVSVGSRSNADDDDAREARRAAILAFDPDGKNERVFASGIRNPVGLATHPKTGQLWTSANERDLLGDNLVPDYITHVEEGGFYGWPWYYLGSNQDPRHQGKKPELKGKVIVPDVLLQSHMASLDLTFYTGDQFPKEYFHDAFASEHGSWNRARRVGYKVIRVPMKDGKATGEFEDFLVGFVTKEGDVWGRPVGVAVAKDGALMVTDDASGTVWRVAYTKKK
- a CDS encoding alpha/beta hydrolase; the protein is MPSARLLLVTCALFVGVPTVPAADPPQKAEPERLKLWNLRAPNGDGTFEKAETWVTIHRPEKPNGTAVVICPGGGYGGLVTGAEGRGIATWLNAHGITGVVLEYRLPKGRPFVPLLDAQRAIRTVRANARGWGVDPAKVGIIGFSAGGHLASAAGTHFDDGDLKSEDAIEKMSCRPDFMILVYPVVTMGRGTHGGSRTNLLGNTPDDKLVTLFSNETQVTAKTPPAFLAHAKDDTLVVPANSRAFYAALRAQKVPAKYLELPSGGHGLNGYQGPMWDAWQAESLAWLAEEKFVPAIGANK
- a CDS encoding helix-turn-helix domain-containing protein → MPADPLLLQFAQIVRRRRAAAGLSQEALAAAAGLHRTYVGLLERGLRMPSILVAQKVARALGMTTGDLLSEVEREVLPRPGRIRAGRKAGDEKK